In Alligator mississippiensis isolate rAllMis1 chromosome 10, rAllMis1, whole genome shotgun sequence, one DNA window encodes the following:
- the LOC109285670 gene encoding leukotriene B4 receptor 1-like — translation MSQNEEANSHLTWYIGKSVVCLILSLSFTIGIPGNIIVIWTVCKKMKQRSSTVLLILNLAISDLLVLATLPIWIYSFADSWVFGVPICKMLVYMVYSSMYASVFVITALSLERFIAVFYPFSVQRWKNKALIFKVVFLIWILSFGFGASIIPFQDIQEINGGLQCLGRSYSSNQQKVLNLLLETFVGFVIPFAIICTCYMCVGRKLRQMSYQSKQRTERLIVNVVVAFAVCWFPHHLFNIIDIVSMQIEDSNQKIFSALNQITDIGVYISGALVFISSCTNPVLYAFAAWSFQSHLGFTKISRLFEEMTQNVIQEVKKDNSLETVQDILIGTGTV, via the coding sequence ATGAGCCAAAATGAAGAAGCCAACAGCCATCTGACATGGTACATTGGGAAGTCAGTTGTCTGCCTAATACTGAGCTTGTCATTCACCATTGGGATCCCTGGCAATATCATTGTCATCTGGACTGTTTGTAAGAAAATGAAGCAAAGATCTTCTACAGTCCTCCTTATCCTAAATCTAGCCATTTCAGACCTCCTGGTGCTGGCTACCTTACCCATCTGGATTTACTCCTTTGCTGATTCCTGGGTATTTGGAGTCCCCATTTGCAAAATGCTGGTTTACATGGTTTACAGCAGCATGTATGCTAGTGTGTTTGTCATTACAGCACTGAGTTTGGAGAGGTTCATTGCTGTGTTTTATCCATTCTCAGTTCaaagatggaaaaataaagcattgaTTTTCAAAGTTGTTTTTCTCATTTGGATCCTGTCTTTTGGTTTTGGAGCTTCAATTATTCCATTTCAAGACATACAGGAAATTAATGGTGGTCTTCAATGCCTTGGTCGCAGCTACTCTTCTAATCAACAGAAGGTATTGAACCTTTTACTAGAGACCTTTGTGGGTTTTGTGATCCCTTTTGCCATCATCTGCACTTGTTACATGTGTGTTGGGAGAAAATTGAGACAAATGTCTTACCAATCAAAGCAGCGAACAGAAAGACTAATCGTCAATGTGGTTGTGGCTTTTGCTGTATGCTGGTTCCCACATCATCTATTTAACATAATAGACATTGTTTCCATGCAGATAGAAGACTCTAACCAGAAGATATTCTCGGCCCTCAATCAGATTACAGACATAGGGGTATATATCTCTGGAGCACTGGTGTTTATTAGTAGCTGCACTAACCCTGTGCTTTATGCATTTGCTGCTTGGAGCTTTCAGAGTCACCTAGGATTCACAAAGATATCCAGGCTCTTTGAAGAAATGACTCAAAATGTAATACAAGAAGTGAAGAAAGACAATTCTCTTGAAACTGTACAAGACATTTTAATAGGCACAGGCACTGTCTAA